A single genomic interval of Macadamia integrifolia cultivar HAES 741 chromosome 6, SCU_Mint_v3, whole genome shotgun sequence harbors:
- the LOC122082201 gene encoding uncharacterized protein LOC122082201 — MAGAQNQMGQLVLRAEAMSRELEASEREKVSLDNERSILLEKVEHLECELALERRECERKLSELKSQMRARLLEAEARGVEKYRVSEAFKEEITNAIAPGYTMGATEVRDWVLGHYPGVSFADTASSLRTTMWRRCHRPPRLPTPTVEAAARKVRSSCKGKSLRPLVVGVRTRRHSLPKTRP; from the coding sequence GCTCAgaaccagatgggtcagctggtcCTCCGAGCCGAGGCCATGAGTCGGGAGCTCGAAGccagcgagagggagaaggtctccctagacaacgagcgctccatcctcctcgagaaggtggagcacctggagtgCGAGCTAGCcctcgagcgccgagagtgcgaaCGGAAGCTCTCGGAGTTGAAGTCGCAAATGAGGGCACGCCTTCTGGAAGCCGAagcccgaggggtcgagaagtatcgAGTCTCCGAGGCCTTCAAGGAGGAGATCACGAACGCCATCGCCCCAGGGTACACCATgggtgctaccgaggtccgagactgggtcctcgggCACTACCCTGGGGTTTCCTTTGCAGACACGGCCTCGTCTTtgaggacgacgatgtggaggcggtgccatcggccaccgaggttgccgacgccgACGGTGGAGGCGGCAGCGAGGAAGGTGAGATCCAGCTGCAAagggaagtccctccgacccCTGGTCGTGGGGGTTCGGACCAGGAGGCACTCCCTGCCGAAGACGAGGCCGTGA